One part of the Perognathus longimembris pacificus isolate PPM17 chromosome 10, ASM2315922v1, whole genome shotgun sequence genome encodes these proteins:
- the Irx3 gene encoding iroquois-class homeodomain protein IRX-3 isoform X1: MSFPQLGYQYIRPLYPPERPGAAAGGGSAGARGGPGAGASELAASGSLSNVLSSVYGAPYAAAAAAAAAAQGYGAFLPYAAELPIFPQLGAQYELKDSPGVQHPAAAAAFPHPHPAFYPYGQYQFGDPSRPKNATRESTSTLKAWLNEHRKNPYPTKGEKIMLAIITKMTLTQVSTWFANARRRLKKENKMTWAPRSRTDEEGNAYGSEREEEDEEEDEEDGKRELELEEEELGGEEEDTGGEGLAEDDEDEEIDLENLDGAAAGAELTLAGAARRDGDLGLRPISDSKNSDSEDSSESLEERPLPILNLAPAPPTAASTPPSPTSPPTGLDACAPAPPPSSALQKPKIWSLAETATSPDNPRRSPPGAGGSPPGAAVAPAALQLSPAAAAAAAAAHRLVSAPLGKFPSWTNRPFPGPPPGPRPHPLSLLGSAPPHLLGLPGATGHPAATAVAAYARPAEPEGGTDRYSALEVEKKLLKTAFQPVPRRPQNHLDAALVLSALSSS, from the exons ATGTCCTTCCCCCAGCTCGGATACCAGTATATCCGCCCTCTCTACCCACCCGAGCGCCCGGGAGCGGCAGCGGGCGGCGGCAGCGCCGGGGCCCGGGGTGGCCCGGGCGCCGGAGCCTCGGAGCTGGCGGCCTCCGGCTCCCTATCCAACGTGCTCTCGTCGGTGTACGGGGCGCCCTACGCCGCGGCTGCCGCTGCGGCCGCCGCCGCTCAGGGCTATGGAGCCTTCCTGCCCTACGCCGCGGAGCTGCCCATCTTCCCGCAGCTG GGCGCCCAGTACGAGCTGAAGGACAGCCCCGGGGTGCAGCATCCGGCCGCGGCCGCTGCGTTTCCGCACCCGCACCCCGCTTTCTACCCGTACGGCCAGTACCAGTTCGGGGACCCGTCCCGTCCCAAGAACGCCACCCGGGAGAGCACCAGCACCCTCAAGGCCTGGCTCAACGAGCACCGAAAGAACCCCTACCCCACCAAGGGCGAGAAGATCATGCTGGCCATCATCACCAAGATGACCCTCACCCAGGTGTCCACCTGGTTCGCCAACGCGCGCCGGCGCCTCAAGAAGGAGAACAAGATGACGTGGGCGCCCCGCAGCCGCACCGACGAAGAGGGCAACGCTTACGGGAGTGAGCGGGAGGAAGAAGACGAAGAGGAAGACGAGGAAGATGGCAAACGCGAGCTggagttggaggaggaggagctcggaggggaggaggaggacacggGGGGCGAGGGGCTGGCAGAGGACGACGAAGACGAGGAGATCGATCTGGAGAACTTGGACGGCGCGGCGGCTGGGGCTGAGCTGACCCTAGCTGGGGCAGCGCGTAGGGACGGCGACCTCGGGCTGAGACCCATTTCGGACTCCAAAAATAGCGACTCCGAAGACAGCTCTGAGAGTTTGGAGGAGCGGCCACTGCCGATCCTGAACCTAGCCCCAGCGCCACCCACCGCGGCCTCGACCCCACCGTCGCCAACTTCGCCCCCCACAGGCCTGGACGCCTGCGCTCCAGCCCCTCCGCCCTCCTCCGCCCTGCAGAAGCCCAAAATCTGGTCCTTGGCCGAGACGGCCACCAGCCCAGACAACCCCCGTCGCTCGCCTCCCGGAGCGGGAGGGTCTCCTCCCGGGGCCGCCGTCGCGCCCGCGGCCCTGCAGCTCTCTCCAGCCGCGGCCGCTGCAGCCGCCGCCGCGCACAGACTCGTCTCGGCGCCGCTTGGCAAATTCCCTTCCTGGACCAACCGGCCCTTCCCAGGCCCGCCGCCTGGCCCACGCCCGCACCCGCTCTCCCTGCTCGGCTCGGCCCCTCCGCACCTGCTGGGACTTCCCGGAGCCACCGGCCATCCGGCTGCCACGGCCGTAGCCGCCTACGCTAGGCCCGCAGAACCAGAGGGCGGAACAG ATCGCTATAGTGCCTTGGAAGTGGAGAAAAAGTTACTCAAAACAGCTTTCCAGCCGGTTCCCAGGCG gcCTCAAAACCACCTGGATGCTGCTCTGGTCCTATCAGCTCTCTCTTCGTCCTAG
- the Irx3 gene encoding iroquois-class homeodomain protein IRX-3 isoform X2 — translation MSFPQLGYQYIRPLYPPERPGAAAGGGSAGARGGPGAGASELAASGSLSNVLSSVYGAPYAAAAAAAAAAQGYGAFLPYAAELPIFPQLGAQYELKDSPGVQHPAAAAAFPHPHPAFYPYGQYQFGDPSRPKNATRESTSTLKAWLNEHRKNPYPTKGEKIMLAIITKMTLTQVSTWFANARRRLKKENKMTWAPRSRTDEEGNAYGSEREEEDEEEDEEDGKRELELEEEELGGEEEDTGGEGLAEDDEDEEIDLENLDGAAAGAELTLAGAARRDGDLGLRPISDSKNSDSEDSSESLEERPLPILNLAPAPPTAASTPPSPTSPPTGLDACAPAPPPSSALQKPKIWSLAETATSPDNPRRSPPGAGGSPPGAAVAPAALQLSPAAAAAAAAAHRLVSAPLGKFPSWTNRPFPGPPPGPRPHPLSLLGSAPPHLLGLPGATGHPAATAVAAYARPAEPEGGTGDCRIAIVPWKWRKSYSKQLSSRFPGGLKTTWMLLWSYQLSLRPSFVCCGFFLRKRFLNHCNDCKNKTRCIVTTLKHVRVCMNT, via the exons ATGTCCTTCCCCCAGCTCGGATACCAGTATATCCGCCCTCTCTACCCACCCGAGCGCCCGGGAGCGGCAGCGGGCGGCGGCAGCGCCGGGGCCCGGGGTGGCCCGGGCGCCGGAGCCTCGGAGCTGGCGGCCTCCGGCTCCCTATCCAACGTGCTCTCGTCGGTGTACGGGGCGCCCTACGCCGCGGCTGCCGCTGCGGCCGCCGCCGCTCAGGGCTATGGAGCCTTCCTGCCCTACGCCGCGGAGCTGCCCATCTTCCCGCAGCTG GGCGCCCAGTACGAGCTGAAGGACAGCCCCGGGGTGCAGCATCCGGCCGCGGCCGCTGCGTTTCCGCACCCGCACCCCGCTTTCTACCCGTACGGCCAGTACCAGTTCGGGGACCCGTCCCGTCCCAAGAACGCCACCCGGGAGAGCACCAGCACCCTCAAGGCCTGGCTCAACGAGCACCGAAAGAACCCCTACCCCACCAAGGGCGAGAAGATCATGCTGGCCATCATCACCAAGATGACCCTCACCCAGGTGTCCACCTGGTTCGCCAACGCGCGCCGGCGCCTCAAGAAGGAGAACAAGATGACGTGGGCGCCCCGCAGCCGCACCGACGAAGAGGGCAACGCTTACGGGAGTGAGCGGGAGGAAGAAGACGAAGAGGAAGACGAGGAAGATGGCAAACGCGAGCTggagttggaggaggaggagctcggaggggaggaggaggacacggGGGGCGAGGGGCTGGCAGAGGACGACGAAGACGAGGAGATCGATCTGGAGAACTTGGACGGCGCGGCGGCTGGGGCTGAGCTGACCCTAGCTGGGGCAGCGCGTAGGGACGGCGACCTCGGGCTGAGACCCATTTCGGACTCCAAAAATAGCGACTCCGAAGACAGCTCTGAGAGTTTGGAGGAGCGGCCACTGCCGATCCTGAACCTAGCCCCAGCGCCACCCACCGCGGCCTCGACCCCACCGTCGCCAACTTCGCCCCCCACAGGCCTGGACGCCTGCGCTCCAGCCCCTCCGCCCTCCTCCGCCCTGCAGAAGCCCAAAATCTGGTCCTTGGCCGAGACGGCCACCAGCCCAGACAACCCCCGTCGCTCGCCTCCCGGAGCGGGAGGGTCTCCTCCCGGGGCCGCCGTCGCGCCCGCGGCCCTGCAGCTCTCTCCAGCCGCGGCCGCTGCAGCCGCCGCCGCGCACAGACTCGTCTCGGCGCCGCTTGGCAAATTCCCTTCCTGGACCAACCGGCCCTTCCCAGGCCCGCCGCCTGGCCCACGCCCGCACCCGCTCTCCCTGCTCGGCTCGGCCCCTCCGCACCTGCTGGGACTTCCCGGAGCCACCGGCCATCCGGCTGCCACGGCCGTAGCCGCCTACGCTAGGCCCGCAGAACCAGAGGGCGGAACAGGTGACTGCAGA ATCGCTATAGTGCCTTGGAAGTGGAGAAAAAGTTACTCAAAACAGCTTTCCAGCCGGTTCCCAGGCG gcCTCAAAACCACCTGGATGCTGCTCTGGTCCTATCAGCTCTCTCTTCGTCCTAGTtttgtttgttgtggtttttttttaagaaaacgatttttaaatcattgtaatgattgtaaaaacaaaacacgGTGTATAGTTACGACTTTAAAGCATGTCCGTGTATGTATGAATACTTAA